One genomic region from Gammaproteobacteria bacterium encodes:
- a CDS encoding DUF2065 domain-containing protein: protein MWDDLLAAVALMLVIEGLMPFLSPRTIRSTMEQVSRMPDNSLRVVGLASMVGGALLLWFVRS from the coding sequence ATGTGGGATGATCTGCTGGCGGCAGTTGCGTTGATGCTGGTCATCGAGGGCCTGATGCCGTTTCTCAGCCCGCGGACCATACGCAGCACCATGGAGCAGGTTTCCCGCATGCCGGACAACAGCCTGCGTGTCGTCGGTCTGGCCAGCATGGTCGGGGGCGCGCTGCTGCTCTGGTTCGTGCGGTCCTGA